CTGTTGGTCGGTGGTATTGTCCGCATTTATTTGCCCCATAATACCGTTGAATACACAAATTGGGTCGGCGCAGGCACTTGCTACCGAAAGCAAACCGTTGCCGCTGCAACTAAATCCGCAATTGCTCAAAGCCACATTTATCATATACTCATAAGTATAGGTACTGCTCGCACTCGTAAAGCCCAATTTTTCCATATACAAATTCACCACATTGCGTTTTTGGTTTTCGCACATATTGCCTATTTCGTAGCGGCTCAGGGTGTTTAGGTTGTCGCCGGAAAAGTTGCTGCTCACGTTGAGTTTCAGCGTACCATCGCTCAACAGAAAAGGCTGCGCCGCACTGCCGAGTTTGCTCCCTATCTGCGACATATTGTAGCTGCTTTTCAGCACCTCCTGCGCCACACGATATACCACACTCAGGTTTTTGTTGGGGCGGTACTACTTTTTACCTGCTTGATATAGCCGAGGTGGTATTGGATAAGAGATAGCGGGTAGAGCCATCTGTTACCAAAAATACGCCTGCATCGGGGCGGCTGTAGGGCTGCACGGTGTATTGCTTGCCGCCGCCATTGATGATAAAGGTTTGCCCACGCAATCGCGGCAACTATTGCTGGGGTCGTTGAAATAAGTGATGAGGTTGCCGCCGTTGTTGATTTCTAATTTCCAGCAAAATTCGGCTTCAAAGTTTTGATAGAGGGCGCAGTCGTTGTCGTCGCCATTGATTTTCCGTTGTCAAATTGCGTAGTGGGTTCGGGTGACAACAGTTCGTCATTTTCGGGCTTTTGGCAGGCACCGAATAACAACATCAATAAAAAACTCGCTAATAGCGCAATGCGGGGGGGCAGGGTGGTGTTAATTTTTTCATAATAATACATAGTTTGGTTTAAAATAAAAATAAGTTGCTGTTTAGACAAAGTGTGCGGAGAATGGTCACACTTAACTCCTGCTATTGTGATAGGCAAAAAACAAACGAAAATCTCTATTTTTAGTGCCGCGGCTGCTATTACAAAGGCAAGAAATAACTCAAAATGTGTTTTTTTAAATTTCCATGACATTTCATTTTAAGCAATATGCACTTATTCCCAACAAGATGGTGTAATTTCGTGTTGTAAACAGCACGGGGTGCTTTTACATTTTGTTTGTTTTTATTTTTTCTCAAAAAATTTTTCAACAATATGAAAAAAATATTCTTTGCCATCTTCGTTTGTGCCGCCTTTTTGTCGGCGCAGTGGGCAGCAGCCGTAGAAGTGGTGTATTCTTACAATGTTTTTTACAATCCCGAAGTGGGTTCGTATATAGAAATTTATATCAGCGTGCCGGCTAAAAGCCTCAATACCGCCGCCCAAACGGACGGCTCGCAAAAGGCAGCCGCCAACATTGCATTGTGGGTGGAGCAGGGCGAACAAATAAAAGCCTACGACAAATATATATTGTACAGCCCCAATTTTGCCGAAGCCGATAAGTCGCAATCAATTTGGTGGACATCAAACGCTACACCCTGCCCGCTGCGTTTATACGCTGCATTTGCAGGTAGGCGACGAAAACGGAACGGCTGCCGACAGCAGAACTTTTAAAAGCGACCTCATCGTTGAAGCGTATCCTGCCAATGCGGTGTCGGTGTCGGATGTTTTATTTTTGGAAGTGTATCAAAAAGAAACACCCGAGTCCAAAAAATCTTTTGTACGCAATGGCATAGAAATGGTGCCTTATGTATTTCCGTATTATCCCGACAGTTTTACGAAATTGAGTTTTTATGCCGAAATTTACAACAGCCACCAAGCCGCCAATGCGCAGGATTATGTGGTGACGTATCAGGTGGTACGCAAAGATTCCAGTTTGGCTATTAATAATATCGGCGGCTCAAAACGCCAAAAGCAGCACCTGTCAATGCGCTGTTGAGCGAGGTAAATGTTGCCGACCTCAGCTCTGACAATAACGAATTGCTGCTCGAAGTACGCAATGCCCAAAACGAAGTATTGTGCAGTCGCCGCGCCGCCTTTTACCGCAACCACACACACGAAAGCGTGAGTTTGGAGCAACTCAACGAACTCAACACGGCACATACTTTCGTGAGCAGCCTCAGCGATGAGCAGGTTACTTTTTATGTGCGCTCGCTGCGCCCCATTGCCCGCCCCGATGAGCGCGACATTATCATCAACCTCAAAAAAAACGGCGACATACAATATCAGCGCAATTTTTTGTATAATTTTTGGACACAACGCGATGCCTACAATCCCGAAACTGCTTTTTTACGCTACAAAAAAGAAGTAGATTATGTAGAAAGCAAATATGCCGGACCCATTTATAATGGTTTTGAAACCGACAGAGGCAGGGTATATTTACAATACGGTGCGCCCAATTCCGTTGATTTCGCTGATTTTGAACGCGATATAAAGCCTTACGAAATTTGGCAGTATTACCAAATAAAAAGCCAGAACAACGTAATTTTTGTGTTTAGTGATGATGATTTGATGCGCAACGACATGCGGCTTGTTCATTCCGATGCCAACGGCGAAGTCCGCGACCCCGAATGGAAAAGCCGTCTGCTCAAATACAACCGCAACAACAGTGGTGCTATTGACCCCTGATAATAAAAAACGGTTTTTTTATTTTTTATGAACCGCTGCCATTGCTGCGATACGCTGCTCCAACCAATATATCCAATCGTAGTAGTAGAGTGCTTTTTCAAAAAAAGGATTTTTCTCCAAAATTTTCAAGGCTTTGAGCAGTTGCTCGTCTGCTTTGCGGAGTTTATCGCTGCTGAGGCTTGCGTGAAGGTATTTTTTGATATAGCGCAAAAAGGTGCGCTCCAATTCGTAGAGTTGCGCCTGCTTGCGCAAACCCTCGTAGGTATTGCGCAGCAAAGAGTCCAAGAGCAATTCATTACCTAATTGTAAATGCAACAACAACTGTAGCATGCGCGTACTCACATTCAAATCTTCGCGGTATCCTTTGGCATTCATTTCCAAAATATCAGATACTTCATCTAAGGCTTCGTTGTAGCGTTGGTTGATAAACAATACATTGGCAAACATCACCTTAAAACGCAATTTCCATTCAAAGCCCACCTTGCGCCATCGCGCTCCAAGCCGCTTTGTGTAGTATGGAGCAAATCAAGGGCTTTTGTGTAGTGGTGGGTTTGGGTGAGCAGCACAAAACTATGTATATGATAAATCAAAAATTGGCGTAATTGCAAATCTTTATTGTGGTTCGATTCTATTTTTTGTAAGGTTTCCAAGCACTCCTCCATCGCTTGATAAGCTCCCAGAAAAGGACTGCATAACAAAAAAGAATTGATAACACCCAAATATAAATACAAATCTTCGGTGATAAAATGCGGCTGTTGCTGCCATAGCTGCAATGCTTGATGACTGGCTTGAAAAGACGACTGATAGTCGCCCATCAAAAAATAATAAACGCCGTTGAAAGAAAGCAAATGAATGCGTGCATAAAAAGAGAAACGTTCAGAGTTTTCTTCTTCAAAAACAGCCATTTGTAATTTGAGGCGGTACAAATATTCCTGTTCCTGCTCATTGCGTACCTGCAATGATTTTTTGGAAAAAGTAAAAATCTGCATTTTCAATAAAAAAAGTTGCTCCTGTATCGCCTGTTGCTGCAAGCAATATTGCCTTTTATCGTGCAGTTCCTGTATGGTTTCATTTAATCCCTCTACGCTGTAATTAATGTGGAGAGAGGTTTCCAACTCATATACCTGATACAATATCAAAAATCGCTCGTAGCGTTGTGCCAGTGCCGCCGTTTTACGCAGCCAATTCAGGCATTGTTGTACCAACCCGCGATGATACAACATTCTGCACTGATTGAGCAGATGACTCAGGCGCAGGTCTATGTATTTGTGGCTGTTGCTCTGCTCTAAAGATTTGAGTAGGTTTTTGTAGAGATATTGCTGTATAAGAGGAAAATTTTTTTTCCATGCTGCTTTTTTTGATTTTTGAAGCACCTTGGCGGCAGCCTCAAAATTTTGCTGCCGCTCCAAAACGTCAAATAAAGCGAGATAGTTGTTTTTTTCGCCGCCTGTCTGCAAAGAAGCGTGTAAAGAAAAATGTCGTTTTTCGTTCTGTGTTAAAGAATGAATAAGTCGGTAAAGTTCATTTGAAATTTTCAATTTATTAATTATATTTTAGTAATAATCAACACTTTACAATATAAAATATATTACTTAAAATATCAAAATTAAATATTATTCCGTTTTTTTTAAAAAAAATATAAAATGAACTTTGTAGCATGATTATTACAATATCATTTTTCGCTAAAAATAATAATCAAGATGTTTCTTTTAAAGCCAAAATTTTATTAGATGGGAATTTAAAGTTAATCTTCAAAACATTTTTCTTTTAAATCCAAGTTTTATCAAATGGGGGGATTAAAGTTAATCTTCAAAACATTTTTCTTTTAAATTCGGAATTTTATCAAGCAGAGATTCAAAGTTAATCTTCAAAACATTTTTCTTTGTTCCCATTCAAAAGACCATACTCGCCCGTTCAGCGGTGTATGGTCTTTATTATTTATAATTTGTAGTGTTCTTAATCGCGCATAAAGTCAATTTTGTAGCAACTGTTGCAACAATTTTCGCCGCTGACGATTATGGGACAACAACTGCTGTCGGTACAGTTGGTATCTAAAAAAGCACCATTGAGCGTATAACGGTAGCTGCCCACCGCCGTAATAGTGTAGTATTGTGCAGTAGCTCCGGCAATGGTTTCGTATTGTTGCGTGGTTTCATTGAGCTGATGCCACTGATATTGATTAGCTCCGTCCGGCGCACTTACTTCTATTGAAATTACTTCATTGTTGCATACTTTGTAGGGGGTAGTAATACAAGTACCCTGCCTGTTGAGTTGATACATCTGTCCGCCCACTTCCAAAGAGTCCATTTCTATTCTATGTATGCCTTCTGTTTTGGCAACGGCGGTGAGGTTGAGCGTAACCTCTGCTCCTGCTCCAATACTCTGCATCAACGTC
The window above is part of the Sphingobacteriales bacterium genome. Proteins encoded here:
- a CDS encoding GWxTD domain-containing protein, coding for MSEVNVADLSSDNNELLLEVRNAQNEVLCSRRAAFYRNHTHESVSLEQLNELNTAHTFVSSLSDEQVTFYVRSLRPIARPDERDIIINLKKNGDIQYQRNFLYNFWTQRDAYNPETAFLRYKKEVDYVESKYAGPIYNGFETDRGRVYLQYGAPNSVDFADFERDIKPYEIWQYYQIKSQNNVIFVFSDDDLMRNDMRLVHSDANGEVRDPEWKSRLLKYNRNNSGAIDP